In one window of Armatimonadota bacterium DNA:
- a CDS encoding sulfatase, which translates to MKPGKLKMAVAALAVLSAAGIVLWTAAAYSRTAYATEPLSLLPYKGDVEAAYHLGGHLGNLADVASAEFMDPDDHGDPPVLLREGTPLWAAPASRVSRGAILELVVALRDVSTAAEDALLRVSAWRVTDKRPQELLVSDIRLHDEELRRKRRRALSLRIPKEAAGKILLRFALMDAGNEPDAQSGTVAIGGLKMLNPQPAAQSETKRPAARRRRPPNVLIYVIDALRPDHLGCYGYGRPTSPSIDELASAGVVFERAYSTSTWTRPAAASLLTGLWPSGHRTVTRPDVLSETAVTMAELLRARGYATGYVTTNGNTGAEFGFGQGWDHYLVMLARELPGGEVEVVRSAEATSRAVEILDEMIDTGKPWLLLAWTVDPHLPYTPLPRDRALFEAASPPGELNGNLKSARLANGGRLPVTPQDVDYMIRLYDAHVRENDRSFGELLEHLRKRELFDDTLIIVLSDHGEQLWEHRQFGHAHTLFEEELRIPLIVKFARAGGGGTTVATPVSIVDVLPTVLAAIGAPAPPICAGENLASIMAGDDERANSREIVCELIVERGKAPDAAAIIGEGRWKLEATFRPPGQPRADQAAQIRLYDLAEGERRNVAPMRPLLANYYQLRLAQILNRQLAIATRRGAAPPQEGPKLKQETRDNLRALGYVD; encoded by the coding sequence ATGAAGCCTGGCAAGCTAAAGATGGCAGTGGCGGCGCTGGCGGTCCTGTCGGCCGCAGGTATCGTTCTGTGGACGGCCGCCGCATACAGCAGGACCGCGTATGCCACGGAGCCGCTGTCCCTCTTACCCTACAAAGGCGACGTCGAGGCGGCGTACCACCTTGGCGGGCATCTGGGAAACTTGGCGGACGTCGCCTCCGCCGAGTTCATGGATCCGGACGACCACGGCGACCCGCCAGTGCTGCTGCGAGAAGGAACGCCACTATGGGCTGCTCCCGCCAGTCGGGTGAGCCGCGGCGCCATTCTGGAACTGGTTGTTGCGCTTCGGGACGTCTCGACGGCGGCCGAGGACGCGCTGCTGCGCGTGAGTGCCTGGCGTGTAACGGATAAGCGTCCGCAAGAACTCCTCGTGTCCGATATCAGGCTGCACGACGAGGAACTGCGGCGCAAGCGCCGTCGCGCGCTGAGCCTCCGCATACCGAAGGAAGCCGCGGGCAAGATCCTGCTGCGCTTCGCGCTCATGGACGCTGGCAATGAGCCGGACGCGCAGAGCGGCACGGTGGCCATTGGCGGGCTGAAGATGCTCAACCCGCAGCCTGCAGCACAGAGTGAGACGAAACGCCCTGCCGCCAGGCGACGACGGCCTCCCAATGTTCTGATCTACGTGATTGACGCGCTGCGCCCCGACCATCTCGGGTGTTACGGATACGGCAGGCCGACCTCGCCGTCCATTGACGAGCTCGCGTCGGCCGGCGTGGTTTTCGAGCGCGCCTACAGCACCTCGACCTGGACCCGGCCCGCGGCCGCTTCACTTCTGACCGGCCTGTGGCCGAGCGGCCACCGTACCGTTACGCGGCCCGATGTCTTGTCCGAGACTGCCGTGACGATGGCCGAGTTGCTTCGCGCTCGCGGCTACGCTACGGGGTACGTCACAACAAACGGGAACACCGGCGCCGAATTCGGCTTCGGACAGGGGTGGGATCACTATCTAGTTATGCTCGCCCGGGAACTGCCCGGCGGCGAGGTCGAAGTGGTGCGCAGCGCGGAGGCAACGAGCAGGGCGGTCGAGATCCTGGACGAGATGATCGACACCGGCAAGCCGTGGCTTCTGTTGGCGTGGACCGTTGATCCGCACCTCCCATACACTCCGCTGCCCCGCGACCGTGCTCTATTCGAGGCAGCAAGTCCGCCGGGCGAGCTGAATGGAAACCTGAAATCGGCACGTCTAGCGAATGGAGGCCGGCTGCCGGTAACGCCACAAGACGTGGACTATATGATTCGGCTGTACGACGCTCACGTCAGGGAAAACGACCGCTCCTTCGGCGAATTGCTGGAGCACCTGCGCAAGCGCGAGTTGTTCGACGATACGCTCATCATTGTGCTCTCCGACCACGGCGAGCAATTGTGGGAACACAGGCAGTTCGGCCACGCGCATACGCTATTCGAGGAGGAGCTGCGGATTCCGTTGATCGTCAAGTTCGCGCGGGCTGGAGGGGGAGGCACGACGGTCGCGACGCCGGTGAGCATCGTCGACGTGCTGCCCACTGTTCTGGCTGCAATCGGAGCCCCTGCGCCCCCGATCTGCGCGGGTGAGAATCTGGCAAGTATCATGGCAGGCGACGACGAGAGAGCGAATAGCCGCGAGATCGTCTGCGAACTCATCGTCGAACGAGGAAAGGCACCTGACGCCGCCGCCATAATCGGAGAGGGACGGTGGAAACTGGAAGCGACGTTTCGGCCCCCCGGACAGCCACGCGCGGATCAAGCGGCACAGATTCGCCTGTACGACCTCGCCGAGGGCGAACGCCGAAACGTCGCGCCCATGCGTCCGCTGCTCGCGAACTACTACCAGTTGCGTCTCGCCCAGATTCTCAATCGTCAGTTGGCCATTGCGACTCGGCGCGGCGCAGCGCCGCCCCAGGAGGGGCCGAAGCTCAAACAAGAGACGCGCGACAATCTACGCGCGTTGGGTTACGTTGACTAG
- a CDS encoding sulfatase — protein sequence MKRWYQACPIIGVTTLALAGVVAPPALIARGRGDWPPPRPVVTFTAADLSRPAREAKVRTRDGRVHPLSVILAVRREQLDRAAIAGVLENTVYAPTPAVLQRRATLPEGGTLTFDYGLLHEAWRKPGGAVRFAATVTTPAGRRLARWSDTVEVGSVRERRWRTARINLSAHAGERVVMRLMTRVAGGGLRRSAGSFAVWGNPALVGDDGAAEKPNVVLIVIDALRADHLGCYGYARPTSPNLDGLASRGLRFAAAYSQAPWTMPSVASILTSRYPGEIRDQQRLGLDPAVPTFAEALDEHGYTCAAITANPVATWNVGFARGFDSFDVYANRFFVWRSAEMVTERAQAWLRRPARRPFLLYLHYMDPHDPYAAPETFRRRFAHTNYTPQHRAIAAGHAKEIEEGVLGDAGCELSRDDVEYLRALYDAEIAYVDALVGRLLGELEQAELTDNTAIIVTADHGEEFCDHEWIRHGRSLYRELLHVPLIVVPPGALTHTTVVEEPVALTDIGGTVLDIAGVSPVFGRGRSLLRVGDRGGRTQPVFSQLGSWMIGPPKRGQRPGQSLITGNWHLIAWDGGAAELYDMARDPGERRNLAGVEPDRAAQLRGQLADVSQEMAPRGPLPQRAGRKVDEETMRRLKALGYVD from the coding sequence ATGAAGCGATGGTACCAGGCATGCCCCATTATCGGCGTCACCACGCTGGCCCTGGCCGGAGTGGTGGCACCGCCGGCTCTCATCGCGCGCGGGCGTGGCGACTGGCCCCCGCCGAGGCCGGTAGTCACTTTCACGGCTGCTGACCTCTCGCGACCCGCACGCGAGGCCAAGGTCAGGACGCGTGACGGCCGCGTGCACCCGCTCTCGGTCATCCTCGCCGTGCGCCGCGAGCAGCTCGACCGTGCGGCCATCGCGGGTGTCCTGGAGAACACGGTATATGCGCCCACCCCGGCAGTGCTCCAGCGCAGGGCCACGCTCCCTGAAGGCGGGACGCTGACGTTTGACTACGGCCTCCTGCACGAAGCGTGGCGCAAGCCCGGAGGCGCCGTCCGATTCGCGGCAACAGTGACGACCCCAGCGGGTCGCCGGCTGGCACGCTGGAGCGACACCGTTGAGGTCGGCAGTGTGCGCGAGCGCCGGTGGCGCACGGCTCGCATTAACCTCTCCGCGCATGCCGGCGAGCGCGTCGTCATGCGGCTCATGACGCGAGTCGCAGGCGGTGGCCTGCGCCGCAGCGCGGGCTCATTTGCGGTGTGGGGCAACCCTGCCCTGGTCGGCGACGACGGAGCCGCCGAAAAACCAAATGTGGTTCTGATTGTCATAGACGCGCTGCGGGCCGACCATTTGGGGTGCTATGGTTACGCACGCCCCACCAGCCCCAACCTGGACGGTCTGGCCTCGCGCGGGCTGCGGTTCGCGGCGGCCTACTCGCAGGCGCCCTGGACTATGCCGTCGGTCGCCTCCATTTTGACCTCACGTTATCCCGGCGAGATCCGCGATCAGCAGCGACTCGGCCTCGATCCGGCAGTGCCCACTTTTGCCGAGGCCCTTGACGAGCACGGGTATACATGCGCCGCAATCACGGCCAATCCCGTTGCCACCTGGAATGTGGGATTCGCCCGCGGGTTTGACTCCTTCGACGTCTACGCGAACCGCTTCTTCGTGTGGCGCTCAGCCGAGATGGTGACGGAGCGCGCTCAGGCATGGCTGCGACGGCCTGCACGGCGGCCGTTTCTGCTCTACCTCCATTACATGGACCCCCACGACCCATACGCCGCCCCGGAAACGTTCCGGCGGAGGTTTGCGCACACCAACTACACGCCGCAGCACCGAGCCATCGCGGCGGGGCACGCAAAGGAAATCGAGGAGGGTGTGCTCGGCGATGCTGGTTGTGAGCTATCGCGAGATGATGTAGAATACTTGCGTGCCCTCTACGACGCGGAGATTGCCTATGTTGACGCATTGGTAGGGCGGCTCCTCGGCGAACTTGAGCAGGCGGAGTTGACGGATAACACGGCGATCATCGTCACCGCCGACCACGGCGAGGAGTTCTGCGACCACGAATGGATCCGGCACGGACGATCCCTCTATCGCGAACTTCTACACGTTCCTCTGATCGTGGTTCCGCCGGGCGCGCTGACCCACACGACGGTGGTCGAGGAGCCGGTCGCCCTGACCGACATCGGTGGGACGGTGCTCGATATCGCCGGTGTCTCGCCTGTCTTCGGGCGTGGTCGGTCGCTGCTCCGCGTCGGCGATCGGGGAGGTCGTACGCAGCCTGTGTTCTCCCAATTGGGATCGTGGATGATTGGGCCGCCCAAGCGCGGCCAGCGCCCCGGACAGAGCCTGATTACTGGCAATTGGCATCTCATTGCGTGGGATGGCGGCGCTGCGGAACTCTACGACATGGCGCGCGACCCGGGGGAGCGGCGGAACCTTGCCGGAGTTGAGCCGGATCGCGCAGCGCAACTGCGGGGGCAACTCGCCGACGTGTCGCAAGAGATGGCTCCCCGTGGGCCGCTGCCCCAGCGCGCCGGCCGCAAAGTTGACGAGGAAACGATGCGCAGATTGAAGGCGCTGGGATATGTGGACTGA
- a CDS encoding ABC transporter ATP-binding protein, giving the protein MLNFIRGRSGAETFWALQDVNFAVERGEALGIIGRNGSGKSTLLSCLTGIYRPTRGTVGTHGRVAALLELGTGFHVELSGRDNIFLNASMYGMRNREIARRLPDIIDYAELGDFIDAPMKTYSTGMYSRLAFAVAVHLDPDILLLDEILSVGDQSFQRKCVQKMQEFLHAGKTIVLVSHALGQIVSMCRRAIWLDGGKVVLDGGSVEVVAAYEGQMGEIPEIAWRGQPSS; this is encoded by the coding sequence ATGCTGAACTTCATACGCGGCCGCAGCGGCGCTGAGACGTTCTGGGCGCTCCAAGATGTGAACTTTGCCGTGGAGCGCGGCGAGGCGCTCGGCATCATCGGCCGCAACGGGTCCGGCAAGAGCACGCTGCTGTCGTGTCTCACGGGCATTTACCGACCCACGCGAGGAACCGTGGGCACACACGGCCGGGTCGCCGCTCTGCTCGAGCTCGGCACGGGCTTCCACGTCGAGTTGAGCGGACGCGACAACATCTTCCTCAACGCATCCATGTACGGCATGCGCAACCGCGAGATCGCGCGCCGCCTGCCCGATATCATTGACTACGCTGAGCTTGGCGATTTCATTGACGCGCCGATGAAGACCTACTCGACGGGCATGTACTCCCGCCTCGCCTTCGCCGTGGCGGTGCACCTCGACCCCGACATCCTTTTGCTCGACGAAATCCTCTCCGTCGGCGACCAATCGTTCCAGCGCAAATGCGTGCAGAAGATGCAGGAGTTCCTGCACGCGGGGAAGACGATTGTTCTCGTCTCGCATGCGCTGGGCCAGATAGTGTCCATGTGCCGGCGCGCCATCTGGCTCGACGGCGGCAAGGTCGTGCTCGACGGCGGTTCCGTCGAGGTAGTGGCGGCGTACGAGGGCCAGATGGGGGAGATCCCGGAAATCGCGTGGCGCGGGCAGCCTTCATCGTGA
- a CDS encoding polysaccharide pyruvyl transferase family protein, which produces MTQVTRVLICGAAGYGNLGDDAILEGMLVQLRRVIEAEFMVVGGGGLSQSAARLGFEPLRHDDQRAWLAAIERADLVLIGGGGLLYDSTFVPRLENLLAPRSDWLYQSAKIVAAARTAGRPVALYGIGVGPLLTDAGRQAARFTADCAEWTTTRDEHSTELLGDLGVPRARVRTACDPAMFLPSSPSTVGAECLDRCGLAGKPRPWIGFNARPWYTFPRSEAAEDRRRQLLDALAQTASAIARRTGGTLILIPLQTIGEDDRAVLPDIAQGLDNRERAVLFEPSPEPAVTQAAISELDLLVGMRLHSLIFAANAGTPFIALSYDPKVDAFVAAMKAERRCFAIDELAPEPIAAAAEEVLAAHPSIAADLAVAAETVRARGHVSAELAAATLWRLSTIAEPTVRVASRPGAVPSAADSGVTPRVLMQIRPDWESNPGGDGVQLRGTGVALEDLGVSVAVTTEATPRLDDIDIVHTFNTTRPQEAMEHCVNARRQGKPVVLSTVYWDVREYVTEALKGIAPDAQSAAADVAALASSEAQAGLVMELADVLMPNSEAERDLLHRNFGVPPEKCVVVPNAVDARFLDASPDTFVREHGLQDFVLCVGRIELRKNQHALLAALKDTDLPVVLIGPALDDEYLAICRSEATERATFIPQVAHDQLPAAYAAARVHVLPSWYDTPGLVSLEAAAAGCSIVSTDRGCAREYFGDMACYCTPDDIDSIRRATLEAWNAPRTDRLKEHVRRNFTWPIAAQRTLSAYEMALATRAQTAVEDEVPRQAAQIQAYLQYVRALQEAMAVQRVELERHIADTTAGYRSLEQYARSLEDVRRANEAELRAKEAELRDLAVIIERRDREIEAITSRRLYRWSERLALALRWLLRRR; this is translated from the coding sequence ATGACCCAAGTGACGCGCGTGCTCATTTGCGGAGCAGCAGGCTACGGCAACCTCGGCGACGACGCCATTCTCGAAGGGATGCTCGTCCAGCTCCGCCGCGTCATCGAGGCGGAATTCATGGTTGTCGGCGGCGGGGGGCTGTCGCAATCGGCCGCGCGGCTTGGCTTCGAGCCCCTGCGCCACGACGATCAGAGAGCGTGGCTGGCAGCGATCGAGCGTGCCGATCTCGTCCTCATCGGCGGCGGGGGGCTGCTGTACGACTCGACCTTTGTGCCTCGCCTCGAAAACCTCCTCGCACCGCGGAGCGACTGGCTCTACCAGTCGGCGAAGATCGTCGCGGCGGCGCGCACGGCCGGCAGACCCGTCGCGCTGTACGGCATCGGCGTCGGCCCGCTGCTGACCGACGCCGGGAGGCAAGCGGCGCGTTTCACCGCTGACTGTGCGGAATGGACAACCACGCGCGATGAACACTCCACCGAGTTGCTGGGCGACCTCGGTGTCCCGCGCGCCCGGGTTCGCACGGCGTGCGATCCCGCGATGTTTCTCCCTTCTTCTCCGAGCACCGTCGGCGCGGAATGCCTCGACCGCTGCGGCCTCGCCGGAAAGCCGCGCCCGTGGATCGGGTTCAATGCGCGTCCGTGGTACACATTCCCCCGCTCCGAGGCCGCCGAGGACCGACGACGACAATTACTCGACGCCTTGGCTCAGACCGCTAGCGCGATTGCGCGCCGCACCGGGGGCACGCTGATTCTCATTCCGTTGCAGACCATCGGGGAGGATGATCGCGCAGTCCTGCCGGACATCGCACAGGGCCTCGACAACCGGGAGCGCGCGGTGTTGTTCGAGCCCAGTCCCGAGCCTGCCGTCACTCAGGCAGCCATAAGCGAGCTGGACCTCCTCGTCGGCATGCGGCTGCACTCGCTGATCTTCGCGGCGAACGCGGGCACCCCATTCATCGCGCTGTCATACGACCCCAAGGTAGATGCATTCGTCGCGGCGATGAAAGCGGAGCGGCGCTGCTTCGCCATTGACGAGCTGGCGCCCGAGCCAATCGCCGCGGCGGCCGAGGAGGTTCTCGCCGCGCACCCTTCGATTGCGGCGGATCTTGCCGTGGCGGCGGAGACAGTGCGAGCCAGAGGCCACGTGTCCGCCGAGTTGGCCGCGGCGACGCTGTGGCGGCTTTCCACAATCGCCGAGCCGACGGTTCGCGTTGCGTCTCGGCCGGGCGCGGTGCCGTCCGCCGCGGACTCCGGCGTCACGCCGCGTGTGCTAATGCAGATTCGACCGGATTGGGAGAGTAATCCAGGCGGCGACGGAGTGCAATTGCGGGGCACGGGTGTTGCTCTTGAAGACCTGGGGGTCAGCGTGGCTGTGACCACCGAGGCTACCCCGCGGCTGGACGATATTGACATCGTGCATACGTTCAACACGACGCGTCCGCAGGAGGCGATGGAGCACTGCGTGAACGCGCGCCGCCAGGGCAAACCAGTTGTGCTTTCCACCGTCTATTGGGATGTCCGTGAATACGTCACCGAGGCGTTGAAAGGCATCGCGCCCGATGCCCAGTCCGCCGCGGCGGACGTTGCGGCGCTCGCGTCGAGCGAGGCGCAGGCGGGCCTGGTGATGGAGCTGGCGGACGTCCTGATGCCAAACTCGGAAGCGGAGCGCGACCTGCTTCACCGGAATTTCGGCGTGCCTCCAGAGAAATGCGTGGTCGTGCCCAACGCGGTTGATGCGCGCTTCTTGGACGCTTCTCCGGATACATTTGTGCGCGAGCACGGGCTCCAGGATTTCGTTTTGTGCGTCGGGCGCATCGAGCTGCGCAAGAATCAGCACGCGCTACTTGCCGCGCTAAAGGATACGGACCTGCCGGTCGTGCTTATCGGGCCGGCGCTCGACGACGAGTACCTGGCGATCTGCCGCTCCGAGGCGACCGAGCGCGCAACGTTCATCCCACAGGTCGCTCACGATCAACTCCCGGCCGCCTACGCGGCGGCGCGAGTGCACGTTCTGCCGAGCTGGTACGACACGCCAGGGCTGGTCAGCCTGGAGGCGGCGGCGGCCGGGTGCAGTATCGTCTCCACCGACCGCGGGTGCGCGCGCGAGTACTTCGGCGACATGGCATGCTACTGCACCCCCGACGACATTGACTCGATACGTCGAGCGACACTTGAGGCCTGGAACGCACCTAGGACCGACCGGTTGAAGGAGCACGTCCGCCGCAACTTCACCTGGCCAATCGCCGCACAGCGCACACTCAGCGCCTACGAGATGGCACTCGCGACGCGGGCTCAGACGGCCGTCGAGGACGAGGTCCCCCGTCAGGCCGCCCAAATCCAGGCCTATCTTCAGTACGTGCGCGCGCTCCAAGAGGCGATGGCGGTCCAGCGAGTTGAGCTCGAACGACACATTGCAGATACGACGGCGGGTTATCGCTCGCTGGAGCAATATGCGCGGTCACTCGAGGATGTTCGTCGCGCGAACGAAGCGGAGCTTCGCGCTAAGGAAGCGGAGCTTCGCGACCTGGCTGTGATAATCGAGCGGCGCGACCGAGAAATCGAAGCGATTACGTCGCGCCGCTTGTATCGGTGGAGCGAACGACTGGCACTCGCGCTGCGCTGGTTGCTGCGGCGCCGGTAG
- a CDS encoding glycosyltransferase: MRLPLTRISRTVADMPETPHKNAAICTIASKNYLAHVRTLAESFRRFHPEVQVYLLLVDRLDGYFDPQNEPFTTVLLQDLSIRNSPGFRFQYTILELNTAAKPFFLEHLFEHCGHDKLLYFDPDIKFYAPVTPLFEALDSCSVTLIPHLTAPLLDQAKPNERDILRAGAYNLGFIGLARAPVTIPLLRWWQDKLYRECLVDFDAGLFTDQRWMDLVPGMFEGVRVIRDPGYDVAYWNLQHQRIERRDGEYAVNGEPLRFFHFSGFNPANRDAISKHQDRYRLHDVPCLPELFDDYESDLKRHGYEDVKQWPYAFATFDDGCTIPKIARDLYREMRDDAERFGDPFRTDADSFYAWLNEPAEGAGRGEPVITNLALALWRRRIDLQQAYPYPPGKDREGLAVWLAAAGAQEYELDARFVAALHLPGVLSGEAAGRQAAELARLSADTRRGRITAAVAHLGFGRMARRLLGARLANTVRDWVRWGRRARTPDIAPAELGLARQRDRPIEGPMGGNVVGYISSESGVGESARSVIRSLRAAEVPVAGTLVDIYCGHRKRDESCADVPEGNPYPFNLLCMNADETPQIFSKLGADFFRDKFNIGYWFWELEHFPEEWYDRFEYLDEVWVASSFCQDAVSRVSPIPVVRIPLAIEGVGPAASLPRDVLDIPPDRFLFFFMFDYYSYPERKNPLAVLRAFQQAFSAEADVHLLLKGTDSTADPAYHARLVAEARPEQVTIIDRYLDRDVINGLMQRCDCYVSLHRSEGFGITPAQAMHLGKPVVATAYSGNVDFMRPDNSYLVRYRLAEIDKDHGPYKKGWLWAEPDVDHAAHLMARVFEDREEAAQIAARGKEEIRSHYCQAAVGARIKERLERLLTDHRT; this comes from the coding sequence ATGCGCCTGCCGCTCACGCGGATCTCGCGAACCGTTGCCGATATGCCTGAAACGCCACATAAGAATGCGGCAATCTGCACCATAGCATCGAAGAACTACCTGGCGCACGTCCGCACGCTGGCGGAATCGTTCCGGCGCTTCCACCCCGAAGTGCAGGTATATCTTCTCCTGGTTGACCGGCTCGACGGGTATTTCGACCCGCAGAACGAGCCGTTCACCACCGTCTTGCTTCAGGATCTCTCGATTCGCAATTCCCCGGGGTTCCGCTTTCAGTACACGATCCTCGAACTCAACACGGCGGCCAAGCCGTTCTTCCTGGAGCACCTGTTCGAGCACTGCGGGCATGATAAGCTGCTCTACTTTGACCCCGACATCAAGTTCTACGCGCCGGTCACGCCTCTCTTCGAGGCGCTGGATTCGTGCTCGGTTACCCTGATACCGCATCTGACGGCGCCGCTGCTCGATCAGGCGAAGCCCAACGAGCGCGATATCCTGCGCGCGGGTGCGTACAACCTCGGCTTCATCGGCCTCGCGCGCGCGCCGGTCACCATTCCTCTCCTGCGCTGGTGGCAGGACAAGCTGTACCGCGAGTGCCTCGTTGACTTCGACGCCGGGCTGTTCACCGACCAGCGCTGGATGGATCTCGTGCCCGGCATGTTTGAGGGGGTGCGGGTGATTCGCGATCCCGGCTACGACGTGGCCTATTGGAACCTCCAACACCAGCGCATTGAGCGCCGCGACGGCGAATACGCCGTCAACGGCGAGCCGCTGCGCTTCTTCCACTTCAGCGGCTTCAACCCGGCCAACCGAGACGCGATATCGAAGCACCAGGACCGCTATCGCCTGCACGACGTGCCGTGCCTCCCCGAGCTGTTCGACGACTACGAGAGCGATCTCAAGCGGCACGGCTACGAGGACGTCAAACAATGGCCTTACGCCTTTGCGACGTTCGATGATGGCTGTACTATCCCGAAGATCGCACGCGACCTCTACCGGGAGATGCGCGACGATGCGGAACGGTTCGGCGACCCGTTCCGCACCGACGCGGACAGCTTCTACGCCTGGCTCAACGAGCCGGCGGAGGGCGCTGGGAGAGGGGAACCGGTCATCACCAATCTGGCGCTCGCGCTGTGGCGCCGCCGGATCGATCTCCAGCAGGCCTATCCGTATCCGCCGGGCAAGGATCGCGAGGGGCTGGCGGTGTGGCTCGCAGCGGCGGGCGCGCAGGAGTATGAACTGGATGCGCGATTCGTGGCCGCGCTGCATCTGCCCGGCGTGCTGAGCGGGGAGGCGGCGGGGCGCCAGGCGGCTGAGTTGGCTCGGCTGTCGGCGGACACCCGGCGCGGCCGCATCACGGCAGCGGTGGCGCACCTCGGCTTCGGGCGCATGGCTCGGCGTCTACTCGGAGCTCGACTGGCGAATACCGTCCGCGACTGGGTGCGCTGGGGCCGCCGCGCGCGCACACCGGACATAGCTCCAGCGGAACTGGGGCTCGCACGGCAGCGAGACCGGCCCATCGAAGGGCCGATGGGCGGCAACGTCGTCGGCTACATTTCGTCCGAGAGCGGGGTCGGCGAATCCGCGCGTTCGGTGATCCGCAGTCTGCGCGCGGCGGAGGTGCCCGTGGCCGGCACCCTGGTGGACATCTACTGCGGGCATCGCAAGCGCGACGAGTCGTGCGCCGACGTTCCGGAGGGCAATCCTTATCCCTTCAACCTGCTGTGCATGAACGCGGACGAAACCCCCCAGATATTCTCCAAGCTCGGGGCGGATTTTTTCCGCGACAAATTTAACATCGGCTATTGGTTTTGGGAACTCGAGCACTTCCCGGAGGAGTGGTACGACCGGTTCGAGTATCTTGACGAGGTGTGGGTAGCTTCGTCCTTCTGCCAGGACGCGGTGTCTCGCGTGTCACCCATTCCCGTCGTCAGAATCCCTCTCGCCATAGAGGGCGTCGGACCGGCCGCGTCGCTGCCCCGGGACGTGCTCGACATCCCGCCGGATCGGTTCCTGTTTTTCTTCATGTTCGATTACTACAGCTACCCCGAGAGGAAGAATCCGCTGGCCGTGCTGCGCGCCTTCCAGCAGGCGTTCTCGGCCGAGGCAGACGTCCATCTCTTGCTCAAGGGGACCGATAGCACGGCCGACCCGGCCTACCATGCACGGCTCGTTGCGGAGGCGCGGCCCGAGCAGGTCACCATCATTGACCGCTATCTCGATCGCGACGTCATCAACGGCCTCATGCAGCGCTGCGACTGCTATGTCTCGCTGCACCGATCAGAAGGCTTCGGCATAACTCCCGCCCAGGCGATGCACCTCGGCAAGCCGGTCGTCGCCACTGCTTACTCCGGGAATGTGGACTTCATGCGCCCGGACAATAGCTATCTCGTGCGTTACCGATTGGCCGAGATTGACAAGGACCACGGCCCCTACAAGAAAGGCTGGCTGTGGGCGGAGCCGGATGTAGACCATGCCGCTCACCTCATGGCACGAGTGTTTGAGGACCGCGAGGAGGCAGCGCAGATCGCGGCCCGAGGCAAGGAAGAGATTCGCAGTCATTACTGCCAGGCGGCCGTCGGCGCGCGCATCAAAGAGCGCCTGGAACGCTTGCTGACGGATCATCGCACATGA
- a CDS encoding SPASM domain-containing protein, which yields MPVRIHLQTTQKCNFRCIMCTRQKPTWRRPRALPCMDEDLLRKVAHEGFPYADSVDLTVSGEPLLATNLAESLRLVRLHNVALNITTNGSLLGRPGMLEQVAPSLGLLTVSLDAASAETLGAIRPGARFDEITTALCRYAEMRRKGETGGRLEIAAVLMRRNVTELPDMVRLARSLSADAFVGAHMVVVSDEIRSESLLGYPGLYNRYRAEALRVAASLGQIAVLPPPLDVSPSQRNLNKDVEKDVEAGPVPGPIRCPFAHRSLYIQTEGSAMPCCNEDPDLPIMGNLRRQTIREIWNSPQYLELRRGLRSGHLTSYCRRCYIIADQIRLAGLGLVKAS from the coding sequence ATGCCCGTCAGAATACACCTGCAGACGACGCAGAAGTGCAACTTCCGCTGCATCATGTGCACTCGGCAGAAGCCGACGTGGCGGCGGCCACGCGCGCTCCCATGCATGGATGAGGACCTGCTCCGCAAGGTCGCACACGAGGGTTTTCCGTATGCGGATTCCGTGGATCTCACGGTGTCCGGGGAGCCCCTGCTGGCGACCAATCTCGCGGAATCACTGCGTCTCGTGCGACTGCATAACGTGGCGCTGAATATCACCACCAATGGCAGCCTCCTCGGGCGACCCGGCATGCTCGAACAGGTGGCACCCTCGCTCGGCCTGCTCACGGTATCGCTAGACGCCGCGTCTGCGGAGACGCTTGGCGCGATACGACCCGGCGCGCGATTCGACGAGATCACGACTGCGCTGTGCCGGTATGCCGAGATGCGCAGGAAGGGGGAGACAGGGGGGCGATTGGAAATCGCGGCGGTGCTGATGCGGCGCAATGTCACGGAGCTCCCCGACATGGTGCGCCTGGCACGCAGTTTGAGCGCGGACGCGTTTGTCGGAGCGCATATGGTCGTCGTGTCGGACGAAATCAGATCCGAGTCTCTGCTCGGCTACCCCGGGCTGTACAACCGGTATCGCGCGGAGGCACTTCGCGTGGCGGCGTCGTTGGGGCAGATTGCCGTCCTGCCGCCGCCCCTGGATGTTTCACCGTCCCAGCGGAACCTGAACAAAGATGTTGAGAAGGACGTTGAAGCGGGGCCGGTGCCGGGGCCGATCCGGTGTCCGTTCGCTCACCGCAGTCTGTATATCCAGACTGAAGGAAGCGCGATGCCGTGCTGCAACGAGGATCCGGATCTGCCGATCATGGGCAATCTCCGTCGGCAGACCATACGCGAGATTTGGAACAGTCCTCAGTACTTGGAGCTGCGCCGGGGGCTGCGCAGCGGACACTTGACCAGCTACTGCCGGCGGTGTTACATTATTGCTGATCAGATCCGTCTGGCCGGGCTCGGCCTGGTCAAAGCAAGCTGA